CGTGCACCTCGGTGTAGCGCCGGTAGCCGCTGGGCGTGCGCTGCGCGGGCGGGAGGAACCCCTCGGCCTCGTAGTTGCGGACCGCCTGGGTCGAGAGGCCGTGCTCGCGCGCGAGGTCGACCGGTCGCACGGTGGAGACTTTACCGCGCGGCCACGCAGTTCGGACCGGGAAAAGTCTCCACCGAAGTTTCAACGGTACGGTCGAACCACATGAGCCAGGACATCCGCGCCCTCGTAACCGAGTCATGTGACCTGCTCGCCCTGGGCGAGCCCACCCACCAGGAGCCGGCCTTCGGCCGGATCCGCAACGAGCTGGTCGCCCAGCTGGTCGAGTCGGGCTTCCGGTCGATCGCCCTGGAGACCGACCGGGTGGCCGCGTTCGCCGTCGACGACCACGTGCGGCACGGCACCGGCAGCCTCGACCAGGTGCTGCGCGACGGCTTCTCCCACTTCGGCGACCTGGACGCCAACCGCCGGCTGGTCGCCTGGCTGCGGGAGTACAACCGGGACCGGCCCGCACCGGAGCACGTGGCCTTCCACGGGTTCGACGCCCCGACCGACAACACCAGCGCACCGAGCCCGAGGGCCTTCTTCGAGTACGCCCGCGACTACCTCGACCTCGACCTCGACGTCGCGGCCGTCGCCGGGGACGACCACCGCTGGAGCCGCCAGGAGGCGATCCTCGACTTCACCGAGTCCATGGGCGCCACGCCCGAGGCGGAGCGGTTGCGCCCGATCGGCGCGGACCTGCTCACCCGGCTGCACGCCCGCGCACCGGAGCTGATCGCGCGGAGCTCACCGGCCGAGTGGCACCGGGCCCGGGCGCACGTCGACGCCGGCCTCGGGCTGCTGGACTACCACTGGCAGGCGGCCCGGCCCCTCGGGCAGAGCGACCGGATCTGCCTGCTGCTGGCCACCCGGGACGCGTGGATGGCCCGCAACCTGCGCGACATCCGCAGCGTGGAGGCGGAGCGCGGGCCGACCCTGGTCTTCGCCCACAACGCCCACCTGCAGCGGAACCCGAGCGCCTGGCGCATGGGCGACCGGAGCGCCGACTGGTACGGCGCCGGGGCGATCGTCGACTCGCTGCGGCTCGACGACTACGTCTTCGTGGCCGGCAGCCTCGGGCGCAGTGCCGCGCTCGGGTTGGGCGAGCCCGCGCCGGACACCTTCGAGGGTGCCCTGCAACGCCGGGTCACCGACTGGGGTCTGGTCCCGGCCGGCGAGCTGCCCCCGGCCGCGACCCGCACGGACACCGTGCCGCAGCAGGGCTACTTCCCGCTCGAACAGGCGACCGTCGACCGGGCCGACGTGATCCTGCACGTCACCGGCTGAGCCGGGGCAGCGGCGGGTGGGAGGTGGGGCGGCAGCCGGGGACCCGGCCGCCGCCCCGCCGCGCCGGGGAGGGCGCGGATCGCGACGCCGTTCGGATGACCAGGGGGGGTAGGTCATCCGGACGGTGTCGCCGTCCCGACGCCGGGCGGGCGGAGGGGGGTGGGTTTCCCGCCCGGGCGTCGGAGGTCGGTGGGCATCTCGCGGGTGAGCAGCCGCGCGAGGGCCTGTCCAACCTCTCGTGCCCCTCAGCGCCGGGTCCTCGCCGAATGTCACACCGTCACCGTGTGGCGTCCCGGCCCGGACCGACAGCGACGGCCCGGCCCGGCCCGGCGCCAGGGGTACGCGGGCGGCGTCCGCCGATCACGGGCGTCGCCGCGCAGCCCGCTGGCATATGCTGCCCGCGTCCACACGGGGGCCTCGGGGGAGAGTGACATGCGACGGTGGTGCGCTGCGGCGGCGGCTGCCCTGATCACGGCGGTGCTGGCCGGTTGCGGCACGCCGGCCGGGACGGACGGCGACCTGACCGACGACTGGCGACCGGTCGGCCAGGTGACCCAGTTCGCCCCGAAGGCGGGCGACTGTCACCTGAGCGCCGAACCCACCAGCTACCTCACCGGCTACCAGCCGGTGGACTGCACCCGCACGCACCTGGTGGAGACGGTCCACCTAGGCACCTTCACCGGGGCGGTGGCCGCCCGCGCCACCCCGCCGCCGCTCGGGTCGGCGGCGATGCGTCCCGCGTTCGCCGAGTGCGACGCGAGGACGACGGCGTTCGTCGGCGGTGACTGGCGGGGTGCGCGGCTGACCTTCCAGGTGGTGCCACCGTCCCCGGCCGGATGGGCCGGCGGCAGCCGCTGGTTCCGCTGCGACCTGTTCGAGTTGTCCACCATCGAGGGCGGCACCCGGCGCAGCCGGCCGAACGACTACCCGGTCCAGCGCAGCGGCACCCTGCGGGACGCCCTGAAGGGCCCGTCGAAGCTGGCGTACGGCTGTCTGACCGAGGACGAGTGGGCCAGCTTCCAGCAGACCACCTGCCAGCAGGGGCACCAGTACGAGTACGTCGGCACGTGGACCGCCCCGGACGGCCAGTACCCGGACGCGGCGGCCCGGGAGGACGGCATCCACGCCAACTGCCGCACCGTCGTCGCGCGCTACGCGAAGGTCCCCGTCGACGGCCAGCTGCGCTACCGCACCGGCACCTCGTACCGGTTGCCGACGGTGGAGGCGTGGGCCCGGGGCGACCGCGGGGTGCGCTGCTTCTTCTGGTCCGGCGGGAAGAAGCTGACCGGGTCGATCCGGGGTGGCGGGACGAAGGCGCTGCCGGTCAACTGACCGGCCGGGTCACCGGTCGCGCCACCACACCGGCAGGGCACGGGTGTCGTCCTGGCCGTGGCCGGCGGCGTGGGCCTCCTCCCCCACCCGGCGGGCGGCGTCGACCAGCGGCAGCCGGGGTTCGGCGGCCAGGCAGAGCCGCAGGTCCTTGGTGAGCATGTCGACGGTGAAACCGGCGGTCCCGGGCGGCCCGGAGGCCAGGATCTCCCGGACGCCGGGGAAGGCCGCGCCGAGCGGACCGGCGGCCATCAGCTCGTCCACCACGTCGGCGGGCAGGTCGAGGGTGGCGGCGAGCCGGAGCGCGTCACCGATCCCGGCGAGGGCGAGGCCGAGACTGAGGTTGCGGACCAGCTTCGCGGCGCTGCCCGCGCCGACCGGCCCGACGTGCCGCACCTGCTCCGGGTCGCCCCAGAGTTCCAGCAGCGGCCGGGCCGCCGCCACGTCGGCCTCGTCGCCGCCGGCGAGCACGCCCAACGTTCCCGCGGTGGCCGGGCCGACCGAGCCGTAGACGGGCGCGTCGACGTACCGCAGCCGGTGGTCGCGCACCCGGGTGGCCATCCGGCGGGAGGCGTCCGGGCCGATGGTGCTGCCGTCGACCACGAGGGTGTCGGGATCCGCGCCGGAGGCCACCCCGTCCGGACCGAGCAGCACCTGTTCGACCGCGTCCGGGTCGGCCAGCATCAGCACCACCACGTCCCGACCGGCCGCCGCGGCGGCGGGTGTGTCGGCCACGGTCGCGCCGGCCGCCGCGAGGGCGTCGGTCTTCCCGGGGGTACGGTTCCAGACGGTCAGGTCGTGGCCCGCCTCGCGTACGTGGCGGGCCATCGGGGTGCCCATCCGGCCGAGTCCGAGGAAGGCGACCCGGAGTCGCCGTGCGTCACTGCCCATACCGGCAGTCAACCGCATCGCCGGCGGAACCGCGCGTCGTCCGGGGCAGGAGGCGGGTCAGGGGGCCCGGCGACGCGTCGCGTACCGTGGGTGACCGGTTGTCCTGGCGCATGTTATTCTCCGGCGTCGATCTATGCCGTGCGGACCCGACCGGGTCGTTGCCGGAAGGACGCCTCCCCCGATGCCGGTCGTTGCCGTTGCGATCTCGCCGCCGTCCCCGTCGGACCGCCCGGCGGGCGCGTTCACTCTGGTCCGCACCGTCCTGGCCCTGCTGCGCCGCGCCGCCGGCCTGGTGGGGGCGCTGCCGTGGCACCGCGAGCGGGCCTTCGGTGCAGCGCCGGCACGGAGGCCGCCGGTGAGCGGACCCGCGGCGGCGGACGCCCGGCGACCGGCCCGCGAGGCGGCGGCCCGTTCCGCCCGGGCGGCCGAGCGTCGGCAGAACCGGGACCTGCACGACACCGTGCTCGCCACGTTGACCATGATCGGGCTCGGTGCGGTGTCCGGCCCGTCGGCCGCCCTGCGCGCGCGGTGCGCGGCGGATCTGCGTACCCTCGCCGGCCTGGCCGACACGCGGCCGGCACCCGCGCCCGGGCCGGTGGCGTTGGACGACCGGCTGCGCGTCGTGCTCGGCCGGCTGCCGGAGCTGCCGGTCGCGGCGTCCCTGACCCGGTGCGTGCTGCCGGCGGAGGTCGCCGAGGCGCTCGCCGGGAGCGCCGCCGCGGCGCTGTCCAACGTGGTCCGGCACGCACCGGGGGCCAGCACCACCCTGCGGCTCGCGCGGGAGGCCGGCACGGTCGTGGTGGAGGTCGTCGACGACGGTCCCGGCTTCGACCCGGCCACAGTCCCGGCCCACCGGTACGGGCTGCGGAGTCCGTCCACGGGCGGATGGCCACGGTGGGTGGACGCGCAGAGGTGACTTCCGCCCTGGCGCGGGCACCCGCATCCGGCTGGAGTGGCCTGATGTCCATTGACCTCGACGCGGCGACCGTGGTGGCCGCCGGCTGCCTGGTGACCGCGACGATCGGCGTCGGGGCCGCCGCGTTCGCCGCCCGCAGCCTGGCCTGGGCCGGCACCGCGGGGGCGACCCCGACCGTGGCGACGGACCGGGGTACGCCGGAACGGGCCGGCGAGGATCGCCGGGCGCGGCTGGCCGTGGCCAGCGGCAGCGCCGCGGAGGTGCTGGCCGCCCTCGCCGCGGGCGAGGCCGACCCGGCCGACCCCGAGGTACGCCGCCGGTGCGTGCTCGCCGCCGCCCGGCTGCGCCGGCTG
The Micromonospora sp. R77 DNA segment above includes these coding regions:
- a CDS encoding erythromycin esterase family protein; its protein translation is MSQDIRALVTESCDLLALGEPTHQEPAFGRIRNELVAQLVESGFRSIALETDRVAAFAVDDHVRHGTGSLDQVLRDGFSHFGDLDANRRLVAWLREYNRDRPAPEHVAFHGFDAPTDNTSAPSPRAFFEYARDYLDLDLDVAAVAGDDHRWSRQEAILDFTESMGATPEAERLRPIGADLLTRLHARAPELIARSSPAEWHRARAHVDAGLGLLDYHWQAARPLGQSDRICLLLATRDAWMARNLRDIRSVEAERGPTLVFAHNAHLQRNPSAWRMGDRSADWYGAGAIVDSLRLDDYVFVAGSLGRSAALGLGEPAPDTFEGALQRRVTDWGLVPAGELPPAATRTDTVPQQGYFPLEQATVDRADVILHVTG
- a CDS encoding septum formation family protein; the encoded protein is MRRWCAAAAAALITAVLAGCGTPAGTDGDLTDDWRPVGQVTQFAPKAGDCHLSAEPTSYLTGYQPVDCTRTHLVETVHLGTFTGAVAARATPPPLGSAAMRPAFAECDARTTAFVGGDWRGARLTFQVVPPSPAGWAGGSRWFRCDLFELSTIEGGTRRSRPNDYPVQRSGTLRDALKGPSKLAYGCLTEDEWASFQQTTCQQGHQYEYVGTWTAPDGQYPDAAAREDGIHANCRTVVARYAKVPVDGQLRYRTGTSYRLPTVEAWARGDRGVRCFFWSGGKKLTGSIRGGGTKALPVN
- a CDS encoding NAD(P)-dependent oxidoreductase; this translates as MGSDARRLRVAFLGLGRMGTPMARHVREAGHDLTVWNRTPGKTDALAAAGATVADTPAAAAAGRDVVVLMLADPDAVEQVLLGPDGVASGADPDTLVVDGSTIGPDASRRMATRVRDHRLRYVDAPVYGSVGPATAGTLGVLAGGDEADVAAARPLLELWGDPEQVRHVGPVGAGSAAKLVRNLSLGLALAGIGDALRLAATLDLPADVVDELMAAGPLGAAFPGVREILASGPPGTAGFTVDMLTKDLRLCLAAEPRLPLVDAARRVGEEAHAAGHGQDDTRALPVWWRDR